In a genomic window of Streptomyces koelreuteriae:
- a CDS encoding MFS transporter: MRYFRLLVLGNGISAYGSYLNMVALNVFVYDATGSALAAGLFMAVRLATSVVSGWVSGRLVSAYDRKRLMVGADLCQAVALLSLLLAPDGIRPGLLYVLAVVTGGCSTLSQVALRSSIPEIVGAEHRVRANGLLVTGRSLAMIAGFASSGVIVAKFGYSAAFALDAATFLVSATMLFLLPVRTRSAPAATGPGSAKDSGAARWTARMLLGTAPVLMAMVAIRAVDGLGSSSHNVALPIYSSGLDPDHPATFISQFWATWAIGNIVAQQVIGRVTKKSGRTPGERAFALGAVVMSAGFIVVFSGLPTVPAVIAALVAGAADGFTEIVYVSRLQTAPDEQRGRLFGLTASVENFGFGLGMLVSGALLEAFSPLQVVGAFHGLAIVLCLILLGWLLRRGRMEPDPPAEEPAGRDQPTVTEGRG, from the coding sequence ATGAGGTACTTCCGTCTGCTCGTTCTGGGCAACGGCATCTCGGCGTACGGCAGTTACCTGAACATGGTGGCGCTGAACGTCTTCGTCTACGACGCCACCGGCAGCGCGCTGGCCGCCGGCCTCTTCATGGCCGTACGCCTGGCGACCAGTGTCGTGTCGGGCTGGGTCAGCGGCCGGCTCGTCTCGGCCTACGACCGCAAGCGCCTGATGGTCGGCGCCGACCTGTGCCAGGCCGTGGCCCTGCTGTCGCTGCTGCTCGCCCCCGACGGGATACGCCCCGGGCTCCTGTACGTCCTGGCCGTGGTCACGGGCGGCTGCTCGACGCTCTCCCAGGTGGCCCTGCGCAGCAGCATCCCCGAGATCGTCGGCGCTGAGCACCGCGTCCGGGCCAACGGGCTGCTCGTGACGGGGCGTTCGCTCGCCATGATCGCCGGCTTCGCCTCATCGGGCGTGATCGTGGCGAAATTCGGCTACTCCGCGGCGTTCGCGCTGGACGCCGCGACCTTCCTGGTCTCCGCGACCATGCTCTTCCTGCTGCCCGTCCGCACCCGGTCGGCCCCGGCCGCCACGGGCCCCGGCTCGGCGAAGGACTCCGGTGCCGCGCGCTGGACGGCCCGGATGCTGCTGGGCACCGCACCGGTCCTCATGGCGATGGTCGCCATCCGGGCCGTCGACGGGCTGGGCTCCTCTTCCCACAACGTCGCCCTGCCCATCTACTCCAGCGGCCTGGACCCCGACCATCCGGCCACGTTCATCAGCCAGTTCTGGGCCACCTGGGCCATCGGCAACATCGTCGCCCAACAGGTCATCGGCCGGGTCACCAAGAAGTCCGGACGGACACCGGGGGAGCGGGCCTTCGCGCTCGGCGCCGTAGTGATGTCGGCAGGCTTCATCGTGGTCTTCAGCGGACTGCCGACCGTGCCCGCCGTCATCGCCGCGCTCGTCGCCGGAGCCGCCGACGGATTCACCGAGATCGTCTACGTGTCGAGGCTGCAGACCGCCCCCGACGAGCAGCGCGGCCGCCTCTTCGGGCTCACCGCCTCGGTGGAGAACTTCGGGTTCGGGCTCGGCATGCTCGTCAGCGGCGCGCTCCTGGAGGCCTTCTCGCCACTGCAGGTGGTGGGCGCCTTCCACGGCCTCGCGATCGTCCTGTGCCTGATCCTGCTCGGCTGGCTGCTGCGCCGGGGCAGAATGGAACCCGACCCGCCCGCGGAGGAACCGGCCGGCCGTGACCAGCCGACGGTGACGGAGGGACGCGGCTGA
- a CDS encoding type I polyketide synthase — protein sequence MSTSEPDPRMAVIGMAFRLPGADTPEDFWRIIHDGTDRITRFTDEELAAAGVPAEEYEAEDFVGASGLLDDIAGFDAQHFAMSPREAQLTDPQHRMFLECAQHALENAGYPGERDGTRVGVWASTGYHLYTMQNYLLNNVLPSGPVPDWTSGMQVTVGNYADFTATRVAYRLGLTGPAVNVQTGCSSSLVGVQSAAQSLIMGDCDIALVGATAVHVPQVLGYRYVKGSILSRTGRLRAFDAGADGTVGGTGVLAVVLKRLARAEADGDTIHGVVRGWGISNDGADKKAFTAPSARGQRAAVRQALRRAGVGADTIGYLETHGTGTLKGDPIEFDGATSAYREDTDREGYCALGSTKANIGHLDAASGLAGLVKALLVLRHGVIPPMANFSEPNPLIDFDHSPFYVPRAARPWPESDVPRRAGLTSLGVGGTNVHLILEQAPDPAPRTGDATPPDVLLVSGSSREALADNARAFRDRLRQPPAPHLADLVTTAALGRAHGRHRLAVRGTTPTALADALDTWLAGTAPAAVTTGTASGQGTPRVAFQFTGQGSQYPGMADALYARYPAVRDVLDTCERHYRDLTGDSLLHALRTPDPADAPGEGPLGDTDTAQPALFALQCALVRLWRDAGVEPYAVTGHSVGEYAALYAAGALSLEDGLRLTTERGRLMQQRCTPGAMVAAPIDRAAALALAAEIPGLEPAVTNGERTQVLAGPVAAVERAYALLDERGTPGQRLPVNRAFHTALMEPMLAEFEKVLDDVDLRPVRVPFVSALDGATRPPGWTPDTDYFLRHTREPVRYDEALRGIGTESPGVLLEIGPHTTLSGLARRALPDVPALPSLRRGTGLGALWGAAAGLHCAGADVGWDALLAGSGGRRVPLPGYRFQHKDHWTGQRSTPLSTRTAARKGTEVVQQEAAVARVLQSIVEATARHLGAEPSAIVGDANFFDLGADSLQMISVLRELEQAHHVKVTMRQLLEETGTPRRLAEFIVARMPEDATGTSPTESPVQRAEPTQPVAPAPAPTPVAPAPTPEPAPAPTPPAPTPPAPSAPEYATREELEDLAHKIQQMSQIQLQMMSQLSQLLALQTASVPDRLNGKVAK from the coding sequence ATGAGCACCAGCGAGCCCGACCCGCGAATGGCCGTCATCGGCATGGCCTTCCGGCTGCCCGGCGCCGACACGCCCGAGGACTTCTGGCGGATCATCCACGACGGCACCGACCGCATCACCCGCTTCACCGACGAGGAACTCGCCGCCGCCGGTGTGCCCGCCGAGGAGTACGAGGCGGAGGACTTCGTCGGCGCCTCCGGGCTCCTCGACGACATCGCCGGCTTCGACGCCCAGCACTTCGCGATGAGCCCCCGCGAGGCCCAGCTCACCGACCCGCAGCACCGCATGTTCCTCGAATGCGCCCAGCACGCCCTGGAGAACGCCGGCTACCCGGGCGAACGGGACGGCACCCGCGTCGGCGTCTGGGCCAGCACCGGTTACCACCTCTACACGATGCAGAACTACCTGCTCAACAACGTCCTGCCCAGCGGGCCGGTGCCCGACTGGACCTCGGGCATGCAGGTCACCGTCGGCAACTACGCCGACTTCACCGCCACCCGGGTCGCCTACCGGCTGGGCCTGACCGGCCCCGCCGTCAACGTCCAGACGGGCTGCTCCAGTTCCCTGGTCGGCGTGCAGTCGGCCGCGCAGTCACTGATCATGGGGGACTGCGACATCGCCCTCGTCGGCGCCACCGCCGTCCACGTACCGCAGGTCCTGGGCTACCGCTACGTCAAGGGCTCGATCCTGTCCCGTACCGGCCGCCTGCGGGCCTTCGACGCCGGCGCCGACGGCACCGTGGGAGGCACGGGCGTCCTGGCCGTGGTCCTGAAGCGGCTGGCGCGTGCGGAAGCCGACGGCGACACCATTCACGGCGTCGTCCGAGGCTGGGGCATCAGCAACGACGGTGCCGACAAGAAGGCGTTCACCGCCCCGAGTGCCCGGGGCCAGCGCGCGGCCGTCCGTCAGGCCCTGCGACGCGCCGGGGTCGGCGCCGACACCATCGGCTACCTGGAGACCCACGGCACCGGCACACTCAAGGGCGACCCGATCGAGTTCGACGGCGCGACCAGCGCCTACCGCGAGGACACCGACCGCGAAGGCTACTGCGCCCTCGGCTCGACCAAGGCCAACATCGGCCACCTCGACGCCGCCTCCGGACTGGCCGGCCTCGTCAAGGCCCTGCTGGTCCTGCGCCACGGCGTCATCCCGCCGATGGCGAACTTCAGCGAACCCAACCCCCTCATCGACTTCGACCACAGCCCCTTCTACGTTCCCCGGGCCGCCCGGCCCTGGCCGGAGAGCGACGTACCCCGGCGCGCGGGCCTCACCTCACTCGGCGTGGGCGGCACCAACGTCCATCTGATCCTGGAACAGGCCCCCGACCCGGCGCCCAGGACCGGCGACGCCACGCCCCCGGACGTGCTGCTGGTCTCGGGGAGCAGCCGGGAGGCCCTCGCGGACAACGCCCGCGCCTTCCGCGACCGGTTACGCCAGCCGCCCGCACCGCACCTCGCGGACCTCGTCACCACCGCCGCCCTCGGCCGCGCCCACGGCCGTCACCGCCTCGCGGTCCGAGGCACCACCCCGACAGCCCTGGCCGACGCCCTCGACACCTGGCTCGCCGGCACCGCCCCGGCGGCGGTCACCACGGGGACGGCATCCGGGCAGGGCACCCCGCGCGTGGCGTTCCAGTTCACCGGTCAGGGCAGCCAATACCCCGGAATGGCCGACGCCCTCTACGCGCGTTACCCGGCGGTACGCGACGTGCTCGACACCTGCGAGCGGCACTACCGCGACCTCACCGGCGACTCCCTGCTCCACGCACTGCGCACGCCGGACCCGGCGGACGCACCGGGGGAGGGGCCGCTCGGGGACACGGACACCGCGCAGCCCGCGCTGTTCGCCCTGCAGTGCGCCCTCGTCCGGCTGTGGCGCGACGCGGGCGTCGAACCGTACGCCGTGACCGGCCACAGCGTCGGGGAGTACGCCGCGCTGTACGCGGCCGGAGCCCTGTCCCTGGAGGACGGGCTGCGCCTCACCACCGAACGAGGCCGGCTGATGCAGCAGCGCTGCACACCCGGCGCGATGGTCGCGGCGCCCATCGACCGGGCCGCCGCCCTCGCCCTGGCCGCCGAGATCCCCGGACTGGAGCCGGCCGTGACCAACGGCGAACGGACCCAGGTGCTCGCCGGACCCGTCGCCGCCGTCGAGCGGGCGTACGCGCTGCTGGACGAACGCGGCACACCGGGGCAGCGGCTGCCGGTGAACCGCGCCTTCCACACCGCCTTGATGGAACCGATGCTGGCCGAGTTCGAGAAGGTCCTCGACGACGTGGACCTCCGGCCGGTGCGCGTCCCCTTCGTCAGCGCCCTGGACGGCGCGACCCGCCCGCCCGGCTGGACGCCCGATACGGACTACTTCCTCCGCCATACCCGCGAACCCGTCCGCTACGACGAGGCGTTGCGCGGCATCGGCACCGAGTCGCCCGGTGTCCTGCTCGAGATCGGGCCGCACACCACCCTCAGCGGTCTGGCCCGCCGGGCCCTGCCCGACGTACCGGCGCTGCCGTCCCTGCGGCGCGGCACCGGACTCGGCGCCCTGTGGGGTGCGGCGGCGGGACTGCACTGCGCCGGAGCGGACGTCGGCTGGGACGCCCTCCTGGCGGGCAGCGGCGGCCGACGCGTCCCGCTTCCCGGATACCGATTCCAGCACAAGGACCACTGGACGGGGCAACGCTCGACGCCCCTGAGTACGAGAACAGCAGCGAGAAAGGGAACCGAAGTGGTGCAGCAAGAAGCAGCGGTCGCACGGGTACTCCAGAGCATCGTCGAGGCCACCGCCCGGCACCTCGGAGCGGAACCGTCGGCGATCGTCGGCGACGCGAACTTCTTCGACCTCGGCGCCGACTCGCTGCAGATGATCAGCGTGCTGCGGGAGCTGGAGCAGGCCCATCACGTCAAGGTGACGATGAGACAGCTGCTCGAGGAGACGGGCACGCCGCGCCGGCTGGCGGAGTTCATCGTCGCCCGCATGCCGGAAGACGCGACCGGGACATCACCGACCGAGTCCCCGGTCCAGAGGGCCGAACCGACGCAGCCTGTGGCACCGGCACCGGCACCCACTCCCGTAGCACCGGCACCGACTCCGGAGCCCGCTCCCGCTCCCACGCCTCCCGCCCCCACGCCCCCCGCTCCCTCCGCACCCGAGTACGCGACCCGCGAGGAACTGGAGGACCTCGCCCACAAGATCCAGCAGATGTCCCAGATACAGCTGCAGATGATGTCCCAGCTCTCCCAGCTCCTCGCCCTCCAGACCGCCTCGGTGCCGGACCGGCTCAACGGCAAGGTGGCCAAGTGA